One part of the Sardina pilchardus chromosome 5, fSarPil1.1, whole genome shotgun sequence genome encodes these proteins:
- the waif2 gene encoding wnt-activated inhibitory factor 2, which produces MSHNNIQTIEPYAFWGLPRLQLLDLSHNRLVAISEMAFYGLEGLRYLHLNDTLTAFGARQLSSALSTESLRNLHTLELSGNRLKAVPVARLDTLDLHTLVLTNNSIEVIDEDNVTSFNEFGKLHVFLAQNPFRCTCDIETFYHWLKNSSQCPDAPRLLCAQPDGRRGVPVEKLRHEDVDCRSAELEAVSYVFLGIVLALIGVVFLMVLYLNRKGIKRWLNNIREACRDQMEVYHYRYEQDSDPRLANVAV; this is translated from the coding sequence ATGTCTCATAACAACATTCAAACAATTGAACCTTACGCATTTTGGGGACTTCCTCGCCTTCAGCTGTTGGATTTAAGTCATAACCGACTCGTTGCTATATCCGAGATGGCTTTTTATGGGTTGGAAGGGCTGCGCTATCTGCACCTGAATGACACCCTCACAGCTTTTGGCGCAAGACAGTTGTCCAGCGCACTGTCCACTGAAAGTCTGCGCAATCTCCACACGCTGGAGCTGTCAGGGAACCGACTGAAAGCGGTTCCCGTGGCACGACTTGACACACTTGATTTACACACTCTGGTGTTGACTAACAATTCCATTGAGGTGATAGATGAAGATAACGTCACAAGTTTTAACGAGTTCGGGAAACTTCACGTTTTCCTGGCTCAGAATCCGTTTAGATGCACCTGTGACATCGAGACGTTTTACCACTGGCTAAAAAACTCGTCTCAGTGCCCAGACGCACCCCGGCTGCTGTGCGCTCAGCCCGACGGAAGAAGAGGTGTCCCCGTGGAGAAACTTCGCCATGAGGACGTGGATTGCCGGAGCGCGGAGTTAGAGGCAGTTTCTTATGTCTTTCTGGGCATAGTTCTTGCTCTGATTGGAGTGGTATTCTTGATGGTGTTGTATTTGAACAGAAAAGGTATCAAACGATGGCTAAACAACATTCGCGAAGCTTGTCGCGATCAAATGGAAGTGTACCATTATCGCTACGAGCAGGATTCGGACCCAAGGTTGGCCAACGTGGCGGTCTGA